Proteins from a single region of Felis catus isolate Fca126 chromosome B4, F.catus_Fca126_mat1.0, whole genome shotgun sequence:
- the CHD4 gene encoding chromodomain-helicase-DNA-binding protein 4 isoform X5: MASGLGSPSPCSAGSEEEDMDALLNNSLPPPHPENEEDPEEDLSEAETPKLKKKKKPKKPRDPKIPKSKRQKKELGDSSGEGPEFVEEEEEVALRSDSEGSDYTPGKKKKKKLGPKKEKKSKSKRKEEEEEDDDDDDSKEPKSSAQLLEDWGMEDIDHVFSEEDYRTLTNYKAFSQFVRPLIAAKNPKIAVSKMMMVLGAKWREFSTNNPFKGSSGASVAAAAAAAVAVVESMVTATEVAPPPPPVEVPIRKAKTKEGKGPNARRKPKGSPRVPDAKKPKPKKVAPLKIKLGGFGSKRKRSSSEDDDLDVESDFDDASINSYSVSDGSTSRSSRSRKKLRTTKKKKKGEEEVTAVDGYETDHQDYCEVCQQGGEIILCDTCPRAYHMVCLDPDMEKAPEGKWSCPHCEKEGIQWEAKEDNSEGEEILEEVGGDPEEEDDHHMEFCRVCKDGGELLCCDTCPSSYHIHCLNPPLPEIPNGEWLCPRCTCPALKGKVQKILIWKWGQPPSPTPVPRPPDADPNTPSPKPLEGRPERQFFVKWQGMSYWHCSWVSELQLELHCQVMFRNYQRKNDMDEPPSGDFGGDEEKSRKRKNKDPKFAEMEERFYRYGIKPEWMMIHRILNHSVDKKGHVHYLIKWRDLPYDQASWESEDVEIQDYDLFKQSYWNHRELMRGEEGRPGKKLKKVKLRKLERPPETPTVDPTVKYERQPEYLDATGGTLHPYQMEGLNWLRFSWAQGTDTILADEMGLGKTVQTAVFLYSLYKEGHSKGPFLVSAPLSTIINWEREFEMWAPDMYVVTYVGDKDSRAIIRENEFSFEDNAIRGGKKASRMKKEASVKFHVLLTSYELITIDMAILGSIDWACLIVDEAHRLKNNQSKFFRVLNGYSLQHKLLLTGTPLQNNLEELFHLLNFLTPERFHNLEGFLEEFADIAKEDQIKKLHDMLGPHMLRRLKADVFKNMPSKTELIVRVELSPMQKKYYKYILTRNFEALNARGGGNQVSLLNVVMDLKKCCNHPYLFPVAAMEAPKMPNGMYDGSALIRASGKLLLLQKMLKNLKEGGHRVLIFSQMTKMLDLLEDFLEHEGYKYERIDGGITGNMRQEAIDRFNAPGAQQFCFLLSTRAGGLGINLATADTVIIYDSDWNPHNDIQAFSRAHRIGQNKKVMIYRFVTRASVEERITQVAKKKMMLTHLVVRPGLGSKTGSMSKQELDDILKFGTEELFKDEATDGGGDNKEGEDSSVIHYDDKAIERLLDRNQDETEDTELQGMNEYLSSFKVAQYVVREEEMGEEEEVEREIIKQEESVDPDYWEKLLRHHYEQQQEDLARNLGKGKRIRKQVNYNDGSQEDRDWQDDQSDNQSDYSVASEEGDEDFDERSEAPRRPSRKGLRNDKDKPLPPLLARVGGNIEVLGFNARQRKAFLNAIMRYGMPPQDAFTTQWLVRDLRGKSEKEFKAYVSLFMRHLCEPGADGAETFADGVPREGLSRQHVLTRIGVMSLIRKKVQEFEHVNGRWSMPELAEVEENKKMSQPGSPSPKTPTPSTPGDTQPNTPAPAPPAEDGIKIEENSLKEEESAEGEKEVKSAAPEATVECTQPPAPASEDEKVLVEPPEGEEKVEKAEVKERTEEPMETEPKGVADVEKVEEKSAVDLTPIVVEDKEEKKEEEEKKEVMLQNGETPKDLNDEKQKKNIKQRFMFNIADGGFTELHSLWQNEERAATVTKKTYEIWHRRHDYWLLAGIINHGYARWQDIQNDPRYAILNEPFKGEMNRGNFLEIKNKFLARRFKLLEQALVIEEQLRRAAYLNMSEDPSHPSMALNTRFAEVECLAESHQHLSKESMAGNKPANAVLHKGILKQLEELLSDMKADVTRLPATIARIPPVAVRLQMSERNILSRLANRAPEPTPQQVAQQQ; the protein is encoded by the exons AAAATGAAGAGGACCCAGAAGAGGATTTGTCAGAAGCAGAGACTCCAAAgctcaagaagaagaaaaagcctaAGAAGCCTCGGGACCCTAAAATCCCTAAGAGCAAGCGCCAAAAAAAGGAG CTGGGGGACAGCTCTGGGGAGGGGCCGGAGtttgtggaggaggaggaagaggtggctCTGCGCTCAGACAGTGAGGGCAGCGACTATACCCCtggcaagaagaagaagaagaagcttggacctaagaaagaaaagaagagcaaatccaagaggaaagaagaggaggaggaggatgacgatgatgatgattcAAAG GAACCTAAATCGTCCGCTCAGCTCCTGGAAGACTGGGGCATGGAAGACATTGACCATGTGTTCTCAGAGGAGGATTATCGCACCCTCACCAACTACAAGGCCTTTAGCCAGTTTGTCCG ACCCCTCATTGCTGCCAAAAACCCCAAGATTGCTGTCTCCAAGATGATGATGGTTTTGGGTGCAAAGTGGCGTGAGTTTAGCACCAACAACCCCTTCAAAGGCAGTTCTGGGGCATCAGTggcggcagcagcggcagcagcggtGGCTGTCGTGGAGAGCATGGTGACGGCCACTGAAGTTgcaccacctcctccccctgtGGAGGTGCCTATCCGCAAGGCCAAGACCAAGGAGGGCAAAG GTCCCAATGCTCGGAGGAAGCCCAAGGGCAGCCCTCGTGTACCTGATGCCAAGAAGCCTAAACCCAAGAAAGTAGCTCCCCTGAAAATCAAGCTGGGAGGTTTTGGTTCTAAGCGTAAGAGATCCTCG AGTGAGGATGATGACTTAGATGTGGAATCTGACTTCGATGATGCCAGTATCAATAGCTATTCTGTTTCTGATGGTTCTACCAGCCGTAGTAGCCGCAGCCGCAAGAAACTCCgaaccactaaaaagaagaagaaag GCGAGGAGGAGGTGACTGCTGTGGATGGTTATGAGACAGACCACCAGGACTATTGCGAGGTGTGCCAGCAAGGCGGTGAGATCATCCTGTGCGATACCTGTCCCCGAGCTTACCACATGGTCTGCCTGGATCCGGATATGGAGAAGGCTCCTGAGGGCAAGTGGAGCTGCCCACACTGC GAGAAGGAAGGCATCCAGTGGGAGGCTAAAGAGGACAATTCGGAGGGTGAGGAGATCCTGGAAGAGGTTGGAGGAGACCCTGAAGAGGAGGATGACCACCATATGGAATTCTGTCGTGTCTGTAAAGACGGTGGGGAGCTGCTCTGCTGTGACACTTGTCCTTCATCCTACCACATCCACTGTCTGAACCCCCCACTTCCAGAGATCCCTAATGGTGAATGGCTCTGTCCCCGTTGTACG TGTCCAGCTCTTAAGGGCAAAGTTCAGAAGATTCTAATCTGGAAGTGGGGTCAGCCACCATCTCCCACACCAGTGCCTCGGCCTCCAGATGCTGATCCCAATACTCCCTCCCCTAAGCCCCTGGAGGGGCGGCCAGAGCGGCAGTTCTTTGTGAAATGGCAAGGCATGTCTTATTGGCACTGCTCCTGGGTGTCTGAACTGCAG TTGGAGCTGCACTGTCAAGTGATGTTTCGAAACTACCAGCGGAAGAACGATATGGATGAACCACCGTCTGGGGACTTTGGTGGTGATGAAGAGAAGAGCCGAAAGCGCAAGAACAAAGACCCTAAGTTTGCAGAGATGGAGGAACGTTTCTATCGCTATGGGATAAAACCTGAGTGGATGATGATCCACCGAATTCTTAACCACAG TGTGGATAAGAAGGGCCATGTCCATTACTTGATCAAGTGGCGGGACTTACCCTATGATCAGGCATCCTGGGagagtgaggatgtggagatacAGGACTACGACCTGTTCAAGCAGAGCTATTGGAACCACAG GGAGTTAATGAGGGGTGAGGAAGGACGACCAGGCAAGAAGCTCAAGAAGGTGAAGCTGAGGAAGTTGGAGAGGCCTCCTGAAACTCCAACAGTTGAT CCAACAGTGAAGTATGAGCGACAGCCAGAGTACCTGGATGCTACAGGTGGAACCCTGCACCCCTATcagatggagggcttgaactggTTGCGCTTCTCCTGGGCTCAGGGCACCGACACCATCTTGGCTGATGAGATGGGCCTTGGGAAGACTGTCCAAACAGCAGTCTTCCTCTATTCTCTCTACAAGGAG GGTCATTCCAAAGGCCCCTTCCTAGTGAGTGCCCCTCTTTCTACCATCATCAACTGGGAGCGGGAGTTTGAAATGTGGGCTCCAGATATGTATGTGGTGACGTATGTGGGTGACAAAGACAGCCGTGCCATCATCCGAGAGAATGAGTTCTCTTTTGAAGACAACGCCATTCGTGGTGGCAAGAAAGCCTCTCGCATGAAG AAAGAGGCATCTGTGAAATTCCATGTGCTGCTGACGTCTTATGAGTTGATCACCATTGACATGGCTATCTTGGGTTCCATTGATTGGGCATGCCTCATTGTGGATGAAGCACATCGGCTCAAGAACAATCAGTCAAAG TTCTTCCGGGTCTTAAATGGTTACTCACTTCAACACAAACTGTTGCTGACCGGGACTCCATTACAAAACAATCTAGAAGAGTTGTTTCATCTCCTCAACTTTCTCACCCCAGAGAGGTTCCA caATTTGGAAGGCTTTTTGGAGGAGTTTGCAGACATTGCCAAGGAAGACCAGATTAAAAAACTGCACGATATGCTGGGCCCTCACATGTTGCGGCGGCTCAAAGCTGACGTGTTCAAAAATATGCCATCCAAGACAGAACTGATTGTGCGTGTGGAGCTGAGCCCCATGCAGAA GAAATACTACAAGTACATCCTCACTCGAAATTTTGAAGCACTCAATGCTCGAGGGGGTGGCAACCAGGTCTCTCTGCTGAATGTGGTGATGGATCTTAAGAAGTGCTGCAACCACCCATATCTTTTCCCTGTGGCTGCGATG GAAGCCCCTAAAATGCCCAATGGCATGTATGATGGCAGTGCTCTAATCCGAGCATCTGGAAAATTATTGCTGCTACAGAAGATGCTTAAGAACCTTAAGGAGGGTGGGCACCGTGTACTCATCTTCTCTCAG ATGACCAAGATGCTGGACTTGTTGGAGGATTTCTTGGAACATGAAGGTTATAAGTATGAACGTATTGATGGTGGGATAACTGGGAACATGCGACAAGAGGCCATTGACCGCTTCAATG CACCGGGTGCTCAACAGTTCTGCTTCTTGCTTTCTACTCGAGCTGGGGGCCTTGGAATCAATCTGGCCACTGCTGACACAGTTATTATCTATGACTCTGACTGGAACCCCCATAATGACATCCAG GCTTTTAGTAGAGCTCACCGTATCGGGCAGAATAAGAAGGTGATGATATATCGGTTTGTGACCCGTGCGTCAGTGGAGGAGCGCATCACGCAGGTGGCAAAGAAGAAGATGATGCTGACGCATCTAGTGGTTCGGCCTGGGCTGGGCTCCAAGACTGGATCCATGTCCAAACAGGAGCTTGATGACATCCTCAAGTTTGGCACTGAAGAACTATTTAAGGATGAAGCCACAGATGGAG GAGGAGACAACAAAGAGGGAGAAGATAGCAGTGTTATCCACTATGATGATAAGGCCATTGAGCGACTTCTGGACCGTAACCAGGATgagacagaagacacagaattgcaGGGCATGAATGAATATTTGAGCTCATTCAAAGTGGCTCAGTACGTGGTGCGGGAAGAAGAGATGGGG gaggaagaggaggtagAACGAGAAAtcataaaacaggaagaaagtgTGGATCCTGACTACTGGGAGAAATTGCTGCGGCACCATTATGAGCAGCAGCAAGAAGATCTAGCCCGAAATCtgggcaaaggaaaaagaatccgTAAACAGGTCAACTACAATGATGGCTCCCAGGAGGACCGAG atTGGCAGGACGACCAGTCCGACAACCAGTCCGATTATTCAGTGGCCTCAGAGGAAGGTGATGAAGACTTTGATGAACGCTCAGAAG CTCCCCGCAGGCCCAGTCGCAAGGGCCTGCGGAATGATAAAGATAAGCCATTGCCTCCTCTGTTGGCCCGTGTTGGTGGGAATATTGAA GTACTTGGCTTTAATGCTCGTCAGCGAAAAGCCTTTCTTAATGCAATTATGCGATATGGGATGCCACCTCAGGATGCTTTTACCACCCAGTGGCTTGTGAGAGATCTGCGAGGCAAATCAGAGAAAGAGTTCAA GGcttatgtgtctctttttatgcgACATTTATGTGAGCCGGGGGCAGATGGGGCTGAGACCTTTGCTGATGGTGTCCCCCGAGAAGGCCTGTCTCGCCAGCATGTCCTTACTAGAATTGGTGTCATGTCCTTGATTCGAAAGAAG GTTCAGGAGTTTGAACATGTCAATGGGCGCTGGAGCATGCCTGAACTTGCTGAAGTAGAGGAGAACAAGAAAATGTCCCAGCCAGGGTCACCTTCCCCAAAGACTCCCACACCCTCCACTCCAGGGGACACACAACCCAATACCCCTGCACCTGCCCCACCTGCTG AGGATGggataaaaatagaagagaatagcCTCAAAGAAGAAGAGAgtgcagaaggagaaaaggaggttAAATCTGCAGCCCCAGAGGCCACTGTCGAG TGTACAcaaccccctgcccctgcctcagaGGATGAAAAAGTCCTTGTTGAACCTCccgagggagaggagaaagtggaaaaggcagaggtgaaggagagaacagaggaacCGATGGAGACAGAGCCCAAAG GTGTTGCTGACGTGGAGAAGGTAGAGGAGAAGTCAGCAGTAGATCTGACTCCCATTGTGGTAGAGGACAAAG aagagaagaaagaagaagaagagaaaaaagaggtgaTGCTTCAGAATGGAGAGACCCCCAAGGACCTGAATGAcgagaagcagaaaaaaaatattaaacagcgATTTATGTTCAACATCGCAGATGGTGGTTTTACTG AGTTGCACTCCCTTTGGCAGAATGAGGAGCGGGCAGCCACAGTCACCAAGAAGACTTATGAGATCTGGCATCGGCGACATGACTACTGGCTGCTGGCTGGCATCATAAA CCATGGCTATGCTCGGTGGCAGGACATCCAGAATGACCCACGCTATGCCATCCTCAATGAACCTTTCAAGGGTGAAATGAATCGTGGCAATTTCTTAGAGATCAAGAATAAATTTCTAGCCCGAAGGTTCAAG CTCTTAGAACAAGCCCTGGTGATTGAGGAACAGCTGCGCCGGGCAGCTTACCTGAACATGTCCGAGGACCCTTCTCACCCTTCCATGGCCCTAAACACCCGCTTTGCTGAGGTGGAGTGTTTGGCGGAGAGTCATCAGCACCTGTCTAAGGAGTCAATGGCAGGAAACAAGCCAGCCAATGCAGTCCTGCACAAAGGTA TTCTGAAACAGCTAGAAGAACTGCTGAGTGACATGAAAGCCGATGTGACTCGACTCCCAGCTACTATAGCCCGAATTCCCCCAGTTGCTGTGAGGCTACAGATGTCAGAGCGTAACATTCTCAGCCGCCTGGCAAACCGAGCACCCGAACCTACTCCACAGCAG GTAGCCCAGCAGCAGTGA